In Methanothermobacter sp. K4, one genomic interval encodes:
- a CDS encoding transglutaminase family protein, whose product MRLVCMLTACMLLMNTAGYAVAADDTALEVEMKSGEALDQCSSLNENCSEDLVNNDSDDTLPSGADHLSADNTEPPVSVDREADEPSDGYADNSTKPEVADTDMENASGNSGSQFHAAGDNSGVNHTNILSAAVNLRKYIETYGKLPATVSVGSQKLTVAQFLDLMLRDLLKTAGKSVSLTVRSVQLASSPSGSATGQLSKSAYIKLAENVLKFINSNGRVPNYVSSSIGRISCDNLIYAVSRILAFHADNGRLPSYVTVKKISATSTTPPSSLKKRPENDPYNGESTSRYLSATANCQVNDPAIRSLAANLTSGLSSAWDRATAIFNWVRDSISYSFYYNTKYGATGTLKTRTGNCVDHTHLLVALFRAAGLAARYVHGTCTFTSGNTYGHVWAQVLVGDTWYAADATSSANSLGAVSSWNTATAKIKGIYASLPF is encoded by the coding sequence ATGAGACTGGTGTGCATGCTCACTGCATGCATGCTCCTCATGAATACAGCAGGATATGCAGTGGCAGCTGATGATACAGCCTTAGAGGTTGAAATGAAATCTGGCGAGGCACTGGATCAGTGCTCCAGTTTAAATGAAAATTGCAGTGAAGACCTTGTGAACAATGACAGCGACGACACTTTGCCTAGCGGGGCCGATCATCTGAGTGCAGATAACACTGAACCCCCTGTTTCAGTGGACAGAGAAGCGGATGAACCCTCTGATGGATATGCAGATAACAGCACAAAACCTGAAGTGGCAGATACAGATATGGAGAACGCCAGTGGCAATTCAGGCAGCCAGTTCCATGCTGCAGGCGATAATTCAGGCGTGAACCATACAAACATCCTCAGCGCTGCGGTTAACCTCAGGAAGTACATTGAAACCTACGGTAAGCTACCAGCAACAGTATCAGTGGGAAGCCAGAAGCTGACGGTTGCACAGTTCCTTGATCTGATGCTAAGGGATCTCCTTAAAACTGCAGGAAAATCAGTTTCACTTACAGTGCGTTCAGTGCAGCTCGCTTCGAGCCCATCAGGGTCAGCGACAGGGCAGCTATCAAAGTCAGCGTACATCAAACTTGCAGAGAATGTACTGAAGTTCATAAACAGTAACGGCAGGGTACCCAACTATGTGAGTTCCAGTATCGGCAGGATATCCTGTGATAACCTCATATACGCGGTTTCAAGGATCCTGGCATTCCATGCTGACAATGGCAGATTACCCAGCTATGTTACGGTGAAGAAGATCAGTGCTACATCAACGACCCCACCATCCTCACTTAAAAAGAGACCTGAGAATGACCCATACAATGGTGAGAGCACCTCCCGGTACCTTTCGGCAACAGCAAACTGCCAGGTGAATGACCCGGCAATAAGGTCACTGGCAGCAAACCTCACCTCAGGTCTCAGCAGTGCATGGGATAGGGCAACAGCGATATTCAACTGGGTACGCGACAGCATCAGCTACAGCTTCTACTACAACACAAAGTACGGTGCCACTGGAACGCTGAAAACAAGGACAGGTAACTGTGTCGATCATACTCACCTCCTGGTGGCCCTCTTCAGGGCTGCAGGGTTAGCTGCCAGGTACGTGCATGGTACATGCACCTTCACCTCAGGTAACACCTACGGCCATGTCTGGGCCCAGGTACTTGTGGGTGATACCTGGTACGCTGCAGATGCCACGAGTTCAGCAAACAGTCTGGGTGCTGTATCAAGCTGGAACACTGCAACAGCAAAGATTAAGGGGATATACGCAAGTCTTCCCTTCTAG
- a CDS encoding pyridoxamine 5'-phosphate oxidase family protein, with amino-acid sequence MMSREMMDAIEKELVFVATADEEGTPNVVPIGFARPLDEKTILIADNYMKKTIRNLHENPKMALIPQNARECPYQFKGTVEIFKSGKYFDMVVEWAQNVMTELEPKSAILMTVEEIYSVKPGPEAGEKVA; translated from the coding sequence ATGATGAGTCGTGAGATGATGGATGCCATCGAAAAGGAACTCGTTTTTGTCGCAACAGCCGATGAGGAGGGCACACCCAACGTGGTCCCCATAGGATTCGCAAGGCCACTCGATGAGAAGACCATCCTCATTGCAGACAACTACATGAAGAAGACGATAAGAAACCTCCATGAAAACCCGAAGATGGCACTGATACCACAGAACGCCAGGGAATGCCCATACCAGTTCAAGGGAACAGTTGAAATCTTCAAATCAGGCAAATACTTTGACATGGTCGTTGAATGGGCCCAGAACGTCATGACAGAACTCGAACCAAAATCCGCCATACTCATGACTGTTGAGGAAATATACTCAGTAAAGCCGGGCCCAGAGGCCGGTGAAAAGGTGGCCTGA
- a CDS encoding cofactor-independent phosphoglycerate mutase, whose protein sequence is MKYIILVGDGMADYPLDELGGRTPLQAADKPNMDRLAEEGACGLFRTVPEGMEAGSDVANLSIMGYSPRRYYTGRGPLEAASIGVELSPEDVAFRCNLINADERIVDFNADHIETADAAELIDALNTHLETPGRFYAGVSYRNLFVITGSSYADVRIEPPHDIVGEPVDQHLPRGAPGADHIRELMLNSRDVLESHRVNHERMARGKRPANMIWLWGQGTRPSMEPFTEKYGLRGATITAVDLIKGLGVYAGLENIHVPGATGYLDTDYRAKGRYAAAALEEYDFLYVHVEAPDEAGHAGDAEEKIRAIENIDRFVLGRILDAMTEYDCRISVLPDHPTPVEVKTHVPDPVPCIIAGDGVEPDGVKSYDEFSVREGSLGLEDGHRLIGVMRTI, encoded by the coding sequence ATGAAGTACATTATTCTTGTTGGAGATGGAATGGCAGATTACCCCCTGGATGAACTTGGTGGCAGGACACCGCTTCAGGCGGCGGATAAACCCAATATGGACAGGCTTGCAGAGGAAGGCGCATGTGGACTCTTCAGAACAGTACCAGAGGGCATGGAGGCGGGATCAGATGTGGCTAACCTCAGCATAATGGGTTACAGCCCCAGGAGGTACTACACCGGGAGGGGACCCCTTGAAGCCGCAAGTATAGGCGTGGAGCTCTCCCCAGAGGACGTTGCATTCAGGTGTAACCTGATAAACGCAGATGAAAGGATAGTGGACTTTAACGCCGACCACATTGAAACCGCTGATGCAGCAGAGCTCATAGATGCCCTCAACACCCACCTTGAAACCCCGGGAAGATTCTATGCTGGAGTGAGCTACAGGAACCTCTTCGTCATCACTGGCTCCAGCTATGCCGATGTGCGCATCGAACCCCCCCATGACATCGTCGGTGAACCAGTGGACCAGCACCTTCCACGGGGGGCACCCGGGGCCGACCATATAAGGGAGCTCATGCTAAATTCAAGGGATGTCCTTGAGTCACACAGGGTCAACCATGAGAGGATGGCAAGGGGAAAAAGACCCGCAAACATGATATGGCTCTGGGGTCAGGGCACCAGGCCATCAATGGAACCATTCACTGAAAAATATGGTTTGAGGGGCGCCACAATAACAGCCGTGGACCTCATAAAGGGGCTTGGTGTATATGCGGGCCTCGAAAACATCCATGTCCCCGGCGCAACAGGCTACCTTGACACCGACTACAGGGCCAAGGGCAGGTACGCCGCTGCGGCCCTTGAGGAATACGACTTCCTGTACGTCCATGTGGAGGCACCCGACGAGGCTGGACACGCAGGTGACGCTGAGGAGAAGATAAGGGCAATAGAGAACATAGACCGCTTCGTACTGGGAAGGATACTTGATGCTATGACAGAATACGATTGCAGGATATCCGTGCTCCCGGACCACCCCACACCCGTAGAGGTCAAAACCCATGTACCTGACCCTGTACCCTGCATAATTGCAGGTGATGGTGTTGAACCCGATGGTGTGAAATCATACGATGAATTCTCCGTCAGGGAGGGCTCACTGGGCCTAGAGGATGGCCACAGACTCATAGGGGTCATGAGGACCATCTAG
- a CDS encoding homoserine dehydrogenase gives MRVRICLVGLGAVGQGFLRAAQLKGEYLKKRYGLELTFTGIADSSGAIYDINGLDIAEILKHKKREGVGSHPSGFEGMSGLELLDEVEYDCLVEATPTSITDGEPGRSLLMKALGDGKHVVTSNKGHLALFYSELMELSSEAGAELMFEASVGGAMPIINLARETLTSCSIESVIGILNGTTNFILSRMTSEGSSYEQALLEAQELGIAETNPAQDVEGTDAACKAVILANAILGRPCTLRDVSVEGITGITQGAIELAAQDGYLIKLIAEISDDKLEVGPRLVKMGSPYAVDGTLNMATLRTDLAGEVTAVGRGAGSLETASAMLTDTLTIWRRHRETE, from the coding sequence ATGAGAGTGAGGATATGTCTGGTTGGTCTCGGAGCGGTGGGTCAGGGCTTCCTCAGGGCGGCCCAGCTCAAGGGTGAATACCTCAAAAAAAGGTATGGTCTGGAGTTAACCTTCACCGGAATTGCAGATTCATCAGGGGCAATTTATGATATAAACGGTCTTGATATAGCTGAAATCCTCAAACACAAGAAGAGGGAGGGCGTAGGCTCACACCCCAGTGGGTTTGAGGGTATGAGCGGCCTTGAACTCCTGGATGAGGTTGAATACGACTGCCTGGTTGAGGCAACACCCACCAGCATAACGGATGGTGAACCAGGCAGGTCACTCCTCATGAAGGCCCTCGGCGATGGGAAACACGTTGTGACATCCAATAAGGGGCACCTGGCACTCTTCTACTCTGAACTCATGGAGCTATCCTCAGAGGCCGGCGCCGAGCTCATGTTCGAGGCATCGGTTGGCGGGGCCATGCCAATAATAAACCTTGCAAGGGAGACCCTCACATCCTGCAGCATAGAATCGGTTATAGGGATACTGAACGGCACCACAAACTTCATACTCTCAAGGATGACCTCAGAGGGTTCATCCTATGAGCAGGCCCTCCTTGAGGCACAGGAGCTTGGTATAGCAGAGACCAACCCTGCACAGGATGTGGAGGGTACAGACGCTGCATGCAAGGCGGTTATACTCGCCAATGCAATCCTCGGGAGGCCATGCACCCTCAGGGATGTCAGTGTGGAGGGTATCACAGGCATAACCCAGGGTGCCATTGAACTGGCAGCCCAGGATGGTTACCTCATAAAGCTCATCGCTGAGATATCAGATGATAAACTGGAGGTGGGGCCCAGGCTCGTGAAGATGGGGTCCCCCTACGCCGTTGACGGGACACTCAACATGGCAACCCTCAGGACCGACCTTGCAGGGGAGGTCACAGCCGTTGGGAGGGGTGCAGGGTCCCTGGAGACAGCATCGGCAATGTTAACAGACACCCTGACCATATGGCGGAGACACAGAGAGACAGAATAG
- the pyrG gene encoding glutamine hydrolyzing CTP synthase codes for MVYLAKYIVVTGGVVSSIGKGITAASIGRILRSYGLSVTAIKIDPYLNWDSGTLNPYQHGEVFVTDDGMETDLDLGHYERFLDADLPGEANITTGKVYLSVIKRERSGDYLGSCVQIIPHITDEIKAMIRKIADKSGADVVLVEVGGTVGDIEGQPFLEALRQLRNEEGHENVMFVHVTYVPYLRAAGEFKTKPTQHSTKELRSTGINPDMIICRSEMPIDSSLKKKIAHFCDVEEEAVVNAPDASSIYEVPLVLDSENVGEYIVRRIELDVEGKADLKEWREIVESLMKEEPVVTVGIVGKYVELEDSYISIREALKHAAAHLGIRVEIEWISADDEVSADDLRHLDSILIPGGFGERGISGKLDAVRVALQEKIPIFGICLGMQCMVIEFARLNGMEGANSTEFDPDTPYPVIDMMEEQKRIRKMGGTMRLGSYECRVRKGTLAHEAYGEELVTERHRHRFEVNNEFRDELEGKGLIISGTSPDEFLVEMIEIRDHPWFLGCQFHPEFKSRPNRAHPLFVSFLRAAFENRES; via the coding sequence TTGGTTTATCTGGCCAAGTACATTGTTGTAACAGGAGGAGTTGTAAGTTCCATAGGCAAGGGGATAACAGCAGCATCAATTGGAAGGATACTGAGATCATACGGGCTTTCAGTGACAGCCATCAAGATAGACCCCTATCTCAACTGGGACTCGGGGACCCTCAACCCCTACCAGCACGGTGAGGTCTTTGTTACCGATGATGGTATGGAGACAGACCTTGACCTGGGCCACTATGAGCGCTTCCTGGACGCGGACCTCCCCGGCGAGGCCAACATAACCACAGGTAAGGTTTACCTATCTGTCATCAAGAGGGAGAGGTCCGGCGACTACCTGGGCTCATGTGTCCAGATAATACCCCACATCACCGATGAGATCAAAGCAATGATAAGGAAGATTGCAGATAAAAGCGGGGCTGACGTCGTCCTGGTGGAGGTGGGCGGAACCGTGGGTGACATAGAGGGACAGCCATTCCTGGAGGCCCTGAGGCAGCTCAGAAATGAGGAGGGCCACGAGAATGTCATGTTCGTCCATGTAACCTATGTACCATATCTGCGGGCTGCAGGAGAATTCAAGACAAAGCCAACACAGCACAGCACAAAGGAGCTCAGGAGTACAGGTATAAATCCCGATATGATAATCTGCCGCAGTGAGATGCCCATAGACTCATCACTCAAAAAGAAGATAGCCCACTTCTGTGACGTTGAGGAGGAGGCGGTCGTAAACGCCCCGGACGCATCATCCATATACGAGGTCCCCCTGGTTCTTGACAGTGAAAACGTCGGCGAATACATAGTGAGGCGGATAGAACTGGATGTTGAGGGGAAAGCGGATCTTAAGGAGTGGAGGGAAATCGTGGAATCCCTCATGAAAGAGGAGCCGGTGGTGACAGTTGGAATAGTGGGCAAGTATGTGGAACTTGAGGACTCCTACATAAGCATAAGGGAGGCCCTGAAGCACGCCGCAGCCCACCTCGGAATCCGAGTTGAAATTGAATGGATAAGCGCTGATGATGAGGTCAGTGCGGATGACCTCAGACACCTTGACTCCATACTGATTCCGGGCGGCTTCGGTGAGAGGGGTATCTCAGGGAAACTCGATGCTGTGAGAGTCGCCCTTCAGGAGAAGATCCCCATCTTCGGAATATGCCTGGGGATGCAGTGCATGGTGATAGAATTTGCAAGGCTCAATGGAATGGAGGGCGCCAACAGTACAGAGTTCGACCCGGACACACCATACCCTGTGATTGACATGATGGAGGAGCAGAAAAGGATAAGGAAGATGGGTGGAACCATGCGCCTCGGCTCCTATGAGTGCAGGGTCAGGAAGGGTACCCTTGCCCATGAGGCCTACGGGGAGGAACTTGTAACTGAGAGGCACAGGCACAGGTTTGAGGTGAACAATGAATTCAGGGACGAACTTGAGGGGAAGGGCCTGATAATCTCAGGGACATCACCCGATGAGTTCCTGGTGGAGATGATTGAGATCAGGGATCACCCATGGTTCCTGGGATGCCAGTTCCACCCTGAGTTCAAATCAAGACCAAACAGGGCACACCCACTTTTTGTATCATTTCTGAGGGCTGCATTTGAAAATAGGGAATCCTGA
- a CDS encoding asparagine synthase-related protein produces the protein MCGIAGFRGAGAREKVAAMLRTIGHRGPDARGLYHDGRITIRTSEGEDVLEAPPSEGIALGHNLLSIVGGPQPVTGNGVLVFNGEIYSHEPPSGGGDAHIILDLIEGHGGDLEDAIRFAVSELDGDYAFLYTDGENLAAVRDPVGVKPLYHAGEAFASERKALWSIGLRGVESLPPGHAIINGRMVKLRGLPRPRTCAENPWELKESLKSAIRESVKKRVRGLRDAALVFSGGVDSTLLAVLLREYLDITLYTVGTPGSADVEFASMAAGDLGMDLQVIEVTEEAVRGALPHVLGAIEVYSPMQIAIAMPLYLASREASAAGFRVMFSGQGADELFAGYHRYRRLLEDGNLEEALRHDLENIYHVNLERDDAVTMANSVELRVPFLDLEVIGLALRVPTCLKITGPDDEMRKHILREVAAEMGVPEYIATRPKKAAQYGSGIDRILRRRVLPGFDHETFMRRLMNEGGVFQR, from the coding sequence ATGTGTGGAATAGCAGGTTTCAGGGGAGCGGGCGCCAGGGAAAAGGTCGCCGCAATGCTCAGAACGATTGGACACAGGGGCCCTGATGCAAGGGGCCTCTACCATGACGGCAGGATCACCATAAGAACCAGTGAGGGGGAGGATGTGCTTGAGGCCCCTCCCTCAGAGGGCATTGCACTGGGCCACAACCTCCTCTCAATAGTGGGCGGACCCCAGCCAGTTACAGGTAATGGCGTCCTGGTCTTCAACGGTGAAATCTACAGTCATGAACCCCCATCTGGTGGTGGTGACGCCCACATCATACTGGACCTCATAGAGGGCCACGGCGGCGACCTTGAGGATGCAATCCGCTTTGCAGTCAGTGAACTCGACGGTGACTACGCCTTCCTCTACACTGATGGTGAGAACCTTGCAGCGGTGAGGGACCCTGTGGGTGTTAAGCCCCTCTACCATGCAGGAGAGGCCTTTGCATCGGAGAGAAAGGCACTCTGGAGTATAGGCCTGAGGGGTGTGGAGAGTCTTCCACCGGGTCACGCCATTATAAATGGGAGGATGGTGAAGCTGCGGGGACTCCCCCGGCCCAGAACCTGCGCTGAAAACCCCTGGGAACTTAAAGAGTCACTGAAATCTGCCATCAGGGAGTCTGTGAAGAAGCGGGTCAGGGGGCTCAGGGATGCTGCGCTTGTATTCTCAGGTGGCGTGGACAGCACCCTTCTCGCGGTTCTCCTCAGAGAATACCTGGACATCACCCTCTACACTGTTGGCACGCCCGGATCAGCGGATGTTGAATTCGCATCAATGGCAGCAGGGGACCTTGGCATGGACCTCCAGGTGATTGAGGTTACAGAGGAGGCTGTGAGGGGCGCCCTTCCCCACGTCCTCGGTGCGATTGAGGTGTACAGTCCCATGCAGATCGCCATCGCCATGCCCCTCTACCTTGCATCCCGGGAGGCGTCGGCTGCAGGCTTCAGGGTTATGTTTTCGGGGCAGGGAGCAGATGAGCTCTTTGCAGGTTACCACCGCTACAGGAGGCTCCTTGAGGATGGAAACCTTGAAGAGGCGCTGAGGCATGATTTGGAGAACATATACCATGTCAACCTTGAACGGGATGACGCTGTTACAATGGCAAACTCGGTGGAACTCAGGGTCCCCTTCCTTGACCTGGAGGTTATAGGGTTAGCCCTCAGGGTCCCCACATGCCTCAAGATAACGGGTCCCGATGATGAGATGAGAAAGCACATACTCAGGGAGGTGGCAGCTGAGATGGGGGTCCCTGAGTACATTGCAACGAGGCCCAAGAAGGCAGCCCAGTACGGTTCAGGTATTGATCGGATACTTAGAAGGAGGGTGCTCCCTGGATTCGACCATGAGACCTTCATGAGGAGACTCATGAATGAGGGTGGGGTCTTTCAGCGATGA
- a CDS encoding ACT domain-containing protein, giving the protein MRLNLVIELRDAPGQLLSVLEPLGSSGVNIVTVIHERDREYGPMVPVQLTVEGDRETLDAALSKLQERGVNIIEMDGAPLREKFTSILIGEISEGDLHEAVEVINSVRGASVSDLSLRMSGERQSARITVEAEHGTRERVLERIQEAASRHDLLLITEV; this is encoded by the coding sequence ATGCGGTTAAACCTGGTTATTGAACTCCGGGATGCCCCCGGCCAGCTTTTATCTGTACTGGAGCCCCTGGGAAGCTCCGGCGTCAATATAGTGACGGTTATACATGAAAGGGACCGTGAATACGGACCGATGGTACCGGTGCAGCTCACGGTGGAGGGTGACAGGGAAACCCTTGACGCTGCCCTCAGCAAACTCCAGGAGCGTGGTGTTAACATAATCGAGATGGACGGCGCCCCCCTCAGGGAGAAATTCACGAGCATACTCATAGGTGAAATCTCAGAGGGAGACCTCCATGAGGCTGTGGAGGTAATAAACAGCGTCAGAGGGGCCTCCGTATCTGACCTTTCACTCAGAATGTCAGGGGAAAGACAGTCAGCCAGGATAACCGTTGAGGCCGAACATGGAACCAGGGAGAGGGTCCTTGAGAGGATTCAGGAGGCCGCCAGCAGGCATGACCTCCTCCTCATAACAGAGGTCTAG
- a CDS encoding STT3 domain-containing protein, protein MTQDRESVSDLRRPDRRTLVLMLLIFSAGFALRAGAVATVQGIYSGTYSQPYMYDMDSYYNLRLASSLLEHGTLSEDGWDRCSYYPPGVPLNYPPLLAYLTILFYMILSPLTGLTDLAFWLPAFIAPLGGVLVFALGRSLDCDDLSSAAAGLMAVSVPFYFMRTVPGFYDTDMFNLVLPLAVVLSLHLSVKENSWRHAVLGGVLMALYSTAWNGWQILYSLLAASAIISLKLRRREPIILLLVSTALIEVLAPGSILSIIFGALRIPGGVSSAYPFPNPYANITELQRPGIADAVIALGPGLLLAGLAGFMILIRDHGKSVLLPLLSLWTLTGAVLMLWGIRFSEVAAIPLLVTSALFLSDLREKEITVGFMDLSDPTFRKALHLAMAAIVVLPSFLICIDSYSALHPRVNDDLMEAAHYIRENTSSGTVVICNWVHGHFFAFMAERPVNFDGRLAYIETILWRGADYPLDPRVPGVYREYWQDRALATSDPVLSAEILSMLASSGDDAYLEVLKNENDPAVSAIILGDVLGVERGERTDYLMKRYGFHESAAERVTSTLNRESDYVLVTYDRLIDKGYWILYYGSWNFTGKTEEPLYSTGTITSFEPLKSSDGLVYDGESVKFNGMNVSRLYLVNGTSGIIEGDPDSDIVAFALLERNRTVVLQRRYERSMFVRLVLLGDGGGVFRAVMRSGDVTVWEPIDEVKLITK, encoded by the coding sequence TTGACTCAGGACAGAGAATCAGTCAGTGATCTTAGAAGACCTGATAGGAGAACACTTGTTCTAATGCTTTTAATATTCTCTGCTGGGTTTGCCCTGAGGGCCGGTGCGGTTGCCACGGTCCAGGGTATATACAGTGGGACCTACAGCCAGCCATACATGTATGACATGGACTCCTACTATAACCTGAGGCTCGCATCCAGCCTCCTTGAACATGGGACCCTCTCAGAGGATGGGTGGGACAGGTGCTCATATTACCCCCCAGGTGTGCCCCTCAATTATCCGCCACTTCTCGCTTACCTCACGATCCTTTTTTACATGATCCTGTCACCTTTAACCGGGCTGACTGACCTGGCATTCTGGCTTCCAGCATTTATAGCCCCCCTTGGAGGTGTCCTTGTATTCGCCCTTGGAAGGTCACTTGACTGTGACGATCTCTCATCGGCGGCCGCAGGTCTCATGGCGGTTTCTGTACCCTTCTACTTCATGAGGACTGTTCCTGGATTCTATGACACAGACATGTTCAACCTCGTCCTTCCACTGGCTGTGGTACTATCACTCCACCTTTCAGTTAAGGAGAATAGCTGGAGGCATGCAGTCCTTGGAGGGGTCCTTATGGCCCTGTACTCAACTGCATGGAATGGCTGGCAGATACTGTACTCTCTCCTTGCAGCCAGCGCGATCATATCACTTAAGTTAAGGCGCAGGGAGCCCATCATACTCCTCCTGGTAAGCACAGCCCTCATTGAGGTCCTTGCACCTGGTAGTATCCTATCAATCATTTTTGGAGCTCTCAGGATACCTGGAGGTGTGAGTTCCGCATATCCCTTCCCGAATCCATACGCCAACATAACGGAGCTGCAGAGGCCTGGAATTGCAGATGCGGTGATCGCCCTTGGACCGGGTCTCCTACTGGCTGGACTGGCCGGTTTCATGATCCTCATAAGGGATCACGGGAAAAGTGTGCTGTTACCTCTCCTCTCCCTCTGGACACTGACAGGGGCCGTTTTAATGCTCTGGGGTATAAGGTTCTCTGAGGTGGCTGCCATCCCCCTTCTTGTCACATCTGCACTGTTTCTCAGTGACCTCAGGGAAAAGGAAATTACAGTGGGTTTCATGGACCTCTCTGACCCAACATTCAGAAAAGCCCTGCATTTGGCTATGGCGGCCATTGTGGTCCTTCCCTCGTTCCTCATATGCATTGACAGTTACAGTGCACTGCACCCGAGGGTTAATGATGACCTCATGGAAGCGGCACATTACATAAGGGAGAATACATCCAGTGGTACGGTGGTGATCTGTAACTGGGTCCACGGGCACTTCTTTGCCTTCATGGCTGAGAGGCCCGTGAATTTTGATGGGAGACTTGCCTACATTGAAACCATCCTCTGGAGGGGTGCTGATTATCCCCTTGATCCCCGGGTTCCAGGTGTTTACAGGGAGTACTGGCAGGACAGGGCACTTGCAACATCGGACCCGGTGCTTTCAGCTGAGATCCTCTCAATGCTTGCATCCTCTGGAGATGATGCCTACCTTGAGGTTCTGAAAAATGAAAATGACCCTGCAGTCTCTGCCATCATCCTGGGTGACGTGCTGGGTGTTGAAAGGGGTGAACGTACGGACTACCTCATGAAGAGGTACGGTTTCCATGAGAGCGCTGCGGAAAGGGTTACATCCACCCTTAACCGTGAATCAGATTATGTTCTCGTAACCTACGACCGCCTCATAGACAAGGGTTACTGGATCCTCTACTATGGAAGCTGGAATTTCACCGGAAAAACAGAGGAACCACTCTACTCCACGGGTACCATCACCTCATTTGAACCGCTGAAAAGCAGTGATGGACTGGTATATGATGGTGAAAGTGTGAAATTCAATGGTATGAATGTTTCAAGGCTTTACCTGGTGAATGGGACCTCAGGGATTATTGAGGGGGACCCCGATTCAGATATCGTTGCATTCGCACTCCTTGAAAGAAACCGGACAGTGGTCCTACAGAGGAGGTATGAGAGGTCAATGTTTGTGAGACTAGTGCTTCTTGGTGATGGTGGAGGTGTATTCAGGGCTGTTATGAGGAGCGGGGACGTCACTGTATGGGAGCCCATTGATGAGGTAAAGCTGATTACAAAATAA
- the gatC gene encoding Asp-tRNA(Asn) amidotransferase subunit GatC — translation MKIEKEAEKILEEFSRALEDVPELEETYYIVDNINRTSEDEVEKTDPEKILRNAPVDEDGNIVVERGEWTQ, via the coding sequence ATGAAGATAGAGAAAGAGGCTGAGAAGATCCTCGAGGAATTCTCAAGGGCACTTGAAGATGTCCCTGAACTTGAGGAAACATATTACATCGTTGATAACATTAACAGGACAAGTGAGGATGAGGTTGAGAAGACTGACCCTGAGAAGATCCTCAGAAACGCCCCGGTTGATGAGGACGGTAACATAGTTGTTGAGAGGGGTGAATGGACCCAGTAG